A DNA window from Bacteroides cellulosilyticus contains the following coding sequences:
- a CDS encoding helix-turn-helix domain-containing protein, with amino-acid sequence MEGFNISYFMNGAAFMFFGYVSFRLLTHKPRSRIQSILGLTLAFWALLEFKDILLYFPSLKTEQLVNSLLFIDGWAVAACSFYLLELTAPGWLNWKKVFLLFSPYMVFTIVYLCTFYAPIFPFYFGFILLYSAVIVLIVTFAARRYQRYIRNNYSYSEHIDVAWLKKATLILAICLVTWVYTSMNITGWGDTIYYISSVVLWFVIIHYSAYQISIPMPNNLKGNLLAKEPVEENGTSGTEQDNGSYYAFREELLKVMEEQQLYLNPKLTISDVANAIGTNRTYLSSYFNNKLNITFYDYINNLRIEKAGKQLLTTYPYTMNIDEIAERSGFNSTSTFRRAFLKNTGMTPLQYRKSIQK; translated from the coding sequence ATGGAAGGATTCAATATATCATACTTCATGAACGGAGCTGCATTCATGTTCTTCGGATATGTCAGTTTCCGTTTGCTCACACATAAGCCACGCTCACGAATACAGAGCATACTGGGACTGACCCTTGCTTTTTGGGCATTATTGGAGTTCAAAGATATATTACTCTATTTTCCTTCACTGAAAACCGAACAACTGGTCAACTCCCTGCTATTCATTGACGGATGGGCAGTTGCCGCCTGTTCTTTCTATCTTCTGGAATTAACGGCACCCGGATGGCTTAACTGGAAGAAAGTATTTTTGCTTTTCAGCCCCTATATGGTATTTACAATTGTTTATTTGTGTACTTTCTATGCCCCCATTTTCCCTTTCTATTTCGGATTCATTCTGCTTTATAGTGCCGTTATTGTACTCATAGTTACATTCGCTGCCCGACGCTACCAACGATACATACGCAACAACTACTCTTATTCGGAACATATCGATGTGGCATGGTTGAAGAAAGCCACACTTATTCTCGCCATCTGCCTGGTAACATGGGTATATACCAGCATGAATATTACAGGCTGGGGAGATACTATTTATTATATTTCTTCCGTCGTATTGTGGTTTGTTATTATCCATTATTCAGCCTATCAGATCAGTATCCCTATGCCTAACAACCTGAAAGGCAACCTCCTTGCTAAAGAGCCTGTAGAAGAGAACGGAACCAGCGGAACGGAACAGGATAACGGTTCTTATTACGCTTTCCGGGAAGAGTTACTGAAAGTGATGGAAGAGCAACAACTCTACCTGAATCCTAAACTGACTATCAGCGATGTAGCTAATGCCATCGGAACCAACCGCACCTATTTATCCTCCTATTTCAACAATAAGCTGAATATCACTTTCTACGACTATATCAACAACCTGCGCATCGAGAAAGCCGGCAAGCAACTACTAACCACCTACCCCTATACCATGAATATAGATGAGATAGCCGAACGTTCCGGATTTAACTCCACTTCCACCTTCCGGCGTGCTTTCCTCAAAAATACAGGTATGACACCTTTACAGTATCGGAAAAGCATACAGAAATAG
- a CDS encoding calcium/sodium antiporter: MDILCLIGGLLLILLGANGLTDGAASVAKRFRIPSIVIGLTIVAFGTSAPELTVSVSSALKGSADIAIGNVVGSNIFNTLMIVGCTALFAPIVISGNTLRKEIPLCILSSIVLLICANDVLLDHSSENIISTTDGLLLLCFFMIFLGYTFAIAFQGKKEGETEEEIKQLPMWRSILYIIGGLVALIAGGSFFVDGASGIARSLGVSESVIGLTLVAGGTSLPELATSIVAALKKNPEIAIGNVIGSNLFNIFFVLGCSASITPLHLTGITNMDLLVLVGSSVLLWLFGLFFAKRTITRIEGSILILCYIAYTTVLIYNV; the protein is encoded by the coding sequence ATGGATATTCTTTGTCTTATCGGAGGACTTCTCCTCATCCTTTTAGGGGCCAACGGACTGACAGACGGAGCCGCATCCGTCGCCAAGCGTTTCCGCATCCCCTCCATTGTTATCGGGCTCACCATCGTAGCTTTCGGGACTTCCGCTCCCGAACTGACGGTCAGCGTCTCTTCGGCCCTGAAAGGCAGTGCGGACATCGCCATCGGAAACGTTGTAGGCAGCAACATCTTCAATACACTGATGATTGTAGGCTGCACGGCACTCTTCGCTCCTATTGTTATTTCCGGAAATACGCTGCGTAAGGAAATCCCACTCTGTATCCTATCCTCCATAGTATTGCTGATTTGCGCGAATGATGTTTTGCTGGATCATAGTTCTGAAAATATAATCAGCACTACAGACGGACTGTTGCTGCTCTGTTTTTTCATGATCTTCCTCGGATATACCTTTGCCATCGCTTTTCAAGGGAAAAAAGAGGGAGAGACGGAAGAGGAAATCAAACAACTTCCTATGTGGCGATCCATACTATATATAATAGGTGGGCTGGTGGCACTGATTGCCGGCGGCAGTTTCTTCGTAGATGGTGCCAGTGGCATTGCACGCAGCCTGGGAGTAAGCGAATCCGTCATCGGATTGACTTTGGTAGCAGGCGGCACATCCCTGCCCGAACTTGCAACCTCCATTGTCGCCGCCTTAAAGAAGAATCCGGAAATTGCCATTGGAAACGTGATTGGCAGTAACCTGTTCAACATCTTCTTCGTACTGGGATGCAGCGCTTCCATCACACCGTTGCACCTGACGGGTATCACGAATATGGATCTGCTAGTACTGGTAGGTTCGAGCGTCTTGCTGTGGCTATTCGGATTGTTCTTTGCCAAGCGTACCATTACCCGCATTGAAGGCAGTATACTGATACTTTGTTACATAGCATACACCACCGTACTTATTTATAACGTTTAA
- a CDS encoding mechanosensitive ion channel family protein: MKGIRALCLWLLLLPAGVASAQLVEKVLDIFNEDTLGNVVAQRADTDSVYLLKMKEDLEVARLNEANLRMEIEQMRLRYDAADSLKLAKQRLRIDSLRRVTPGVPVVVEGDTLYYLFAKRGGHTPQQRAEMNAAAITELGKRFNLQPDSVYTENSDIVTDLMYGNKVLASFIDQDGLWEGCSRDQLAAAKRKVIVDKLKVMKDEHSLWQLGKRILYFILVIIGQYLLFKLTTWLFNKLKVRIQRLKDTKLKPISIQEYELLDTQKQVNLLVFLANLLRYAVMLLQLILTVPLLFSIFPQTKDLAYKLFSYIWDPIKSIFLGIVEYVPNLFTIFVIWLAVKYLVRLVHYLASEIQSERLKIGGFYADWAMPTFHIVRFLLYAFMIAMIYPYLPGSKSGVFQGISVFVGLIVSLGSSTVIGNIIAGLVITYMRPFKLGDRIKLNDTTGNVIEKTPLVTRIRTPKNEVVTIPNSFIMSSHTVNFSQSARDYGLIIHSEVSVGYDIPWRKTHQLLVEAALNTPGVVDDPRPFVLETSLQDYYPVYQVNAYIKDANQLAQVYSDLHQNIQDRFNEEGIEIMSPHYIATRDGSETTIPKDDLREKK, encoded by the coding sequence ATGAAGGGAATACGTGCGTTATGTCTTTGGCTCTTGCTGTTGCCTGCGGGCGTTGCATCTGCCCAGTTGGTAGAGAAGGTTTTAGATATCTTTAATGAAGATACTTTGGGGAATGTTGTTGCCCAAAGGGCGGATACAGACTCGGTTTATCTGCTGAAGATGAAAGAGGATTTGGAGGTTGCAAGGCTGAATGAGGCTAATCTCAGGATGGAGATAGAGCAAATGAGGCTGAGATATGATGCGGCGGACTCCCTGAAACTGGCAAAGCAGCGATTGCGTATTGATTCGCTCAGGCGGGTGACGCCGGGTGTGCCGGTAGTGGTGGAAGGCGATACGCTGTATTACCTGTTTGCCAAGCGTGGTGGACATACTCCGCAGCAACGTGCCGAAATGAATGCAGCGGCAATAACGGAGCTGGGTAAACGGTTTAATTTGCAACCCGACTCGGTTTATACCGAAAATAGTGATATTGTCACCGATCTGATGTATGGGAATAAAGTTCTGGCCTCGTTCATAGATCAGGATGGTTTGTGGGAAGGTTGCTCGCGCGACCAGTTGGCGGCTGCCAAGCGTAAAGTGATCGTAGACAAGCTGAAGGTGATGAAGGACGAACATAGCCTGTGGCAGCTTGGCAAACGTATTCTCTATTTCATTCTTGTAATCATAGGCCAGTACCTGCTGTTTAAACTCACCACCTGGTTGTTCAATAAGCTGAAAGTGCGTATTCAACGATTGAAGGATACCAAACTAAAACCTATCTCCATTCAGGAATATGAATTGCTGGATACGCAGAAGCAGGTGAATCTGCTTGTCTTCCTGGCAAATCTGTTGCGATATGCCGTAATGCTGCTCCAGCTGATATTAACAGTACCGCTACTTTTCTCCATATTTCCCCAGACAAAAGATCTTGCTTATAAGTTATTCTCGTATATATGGGACCCTATAAAGAGCATCTTCCTGGGTATAGTAGAATATGTTCCTAATCTGTTTACCATCTTTGTGATATGGCTTGCCGTGAAATATCTGGTGAGGTTGGTGCATTATCTTGCCAGTGAAATTCAATCGGAACGGTTGAAAATAGGTGGTTTCTATGCCGATTGGGCTATGCCAACGTTTCACATTGTGCGTTTCCTGCTTTATGCATTTATGATTGCTATGATTTATCCCTATCTGCCGGGTTCCAAGTCGGGTGTTTTCCAGGGAATATCGGTCTTTGTCGGCTTGATTGTTTCGTTGGGTTCGAGTACGGTGATCGGGAATATTATTGCGGGATTGGTAATCACCTATATGCGTCCCTTCAAGTTGGGCGACCGCATCAAGCTGAATGATACTACGGGAAATGTAATAGAGAAGACTCCGTTGGTGACGCGCATCCGTACACCGAAGAATGAGGTGGTGACGATTCCGAACTCTTTCATCATGTCTTCGCATACGGTAAACTTTAGTCAGTCGGCACGTGACTACGGACTGATTATTCATTCGGAAGTGAGTGTGGGGTATGATATTCCCTGGCGGAAGACACATCAACTTCTGGTTGAGGCCGCTCTGAATACCCCCGGAGTGGTAGATGATCCGCGTCCGTTTGTATTGGAAACGTCTCTTCAGGATTATTATCCGGTCTATCAGGTGAATGCTTATATAAAGGATGCCAACCAGTTGGCGCAGGTGTATTCCGATTTGCATCAGAATATCCAGGATCGATTTAACGAAGAGGGTATCGAGATTATGTCGCCGCACTACATCGCTACGCGTGACGGTAGTGAGACGACGATACCTAAAGATGATTTGCGGGAGAAGAAGTAA
- a CDS encoding WD40-like domain containing protein, whose amino-acid sequence MKKIYLFLLFGLLLAACAKDDDKEPILVTDIVMPTQTSFNPGDKVTISAQGFQPDDDVMFEIYWPLPDEPALNYQGYARGVLPVMLEQTATSITFLAPGHYPASTTKILLRRAGDIMTLGEIAVSNGQAPEEFQLYGITNSHSDTGYKNCIQHVDLAQANPTDIVELAEDQKDFSCIVNAPESQRLCGIQTKDGIRKVYCYDLSMRYWQDTGLENILTLCNNINGSITAVRQISSNEVALVSVTTSGYTRSQMPPMAHRYELPANIKPEALTRYPGVQSGSGQLLLSADNGNNSFAPVVLDLQSSKVHVGEQIQATALIPFWTITDKKDNGTTKYVHTGGYAVVKTDGQTELRLWDQATMTLKEPFATFPNPARSITMLAEDTETLKLYVLFDTYRGGRLIYAYDLVSKDWQSVPGIGYPYSEIVMAR is encoded by the coding sequence ATGAAGAAGATATACCTCTTCCTGTTATTTGGCCTGCTGCTTGCGGCCTGTGCAAAAGATGACGACAAAGAGCCCATCTTAGTAACCGACATCGTGATGCCCACCCAAACGAGCTTTAATCCCGGAGATAAAGTCACCATCTCCGCACAAGGCTTCCAGCCCGATGACGATGTCATGTTCGAAATCTATTGGCCGCTTCCCGACGAGCCCGCACTCAACTATCAGGGATATGCCCGTGGCGTATTGCCCGTCATGTTGGAACAGACCGCCACAAGCATCACCTTCCTGGCACCCGGACACTATCCCGCTTCAACTACCAAAATACTTCTGCGCCGCGCCGGCGACATAATGACGCTTGGCGAAATCGCAGTCTCCAACGGCCAGGCACCCGAAGAGTTCCAACTCTACGGCATCACCAACTCCCATTCCGACACGGGCTATAAAAACTGCATCCAACACGTAGACCTCGCCCAAGCAAACCCAACGGACATCGTGGAACTGGCAGAAGACCAAAAAGACTTCTCCTGCATAGTGAACGCCCCCGAAAGCCAACGTCTCTGTGGAATACAAACGAAGGACGGAATCCGCAAGGTATACTGTTACGACCTCTCCATGCGCTACTGGCAGGATACGGGACTTGAAAACATATTAACCCTTTGCAACAATATCAATGGCTCCATAACAGCCGTGAGACAGATATCTTCCAATGAAGTGGCATTGGTCTCCGTCACAACCTCGGGTTACACCCGGAGCCAGATGCCTCCCATGGCTCACCGCTACGAACTACCTGCAAACATAAAACCCGAAGCTCTGACACGTTACCCCGGCGTACAGAGCGGCTCCGGCCAGCTATTGCTCTCAGCCGATAACGGCAACAACAGCTTTGCGCCCGTCGTACTGGATTTACAAAGTAGCAAAGTACATGTCGGCGAGCAGATACAAGCTACCGCACTTATTCCCTTCTGGACAATAACCGATAAAAAAGATAACGGAACCACCAAGTATGTGCACACCGGAGGATACGCCGTAGTGAAAACCGACGGGCAGACCGAACTGCGCCTGTGGGACCAGGCTACAATGACCCTGAAAGAGCCTTTTGCCACATTCCCCAACCCGGCACGTTCCATAACCATGCTCGCTGAAGATACAGAGACACTGAAACTCTATGTATTGTTCGACACTTACCGGGGTGGCAGGCTGATTTATGCATACGATTTAGTAAGTAAAGACTGGCAATCGGTTCCCGGCATCGGATATCCCTATTCGGAAATTGTGATGGCACGGTAA
- a CDS encoding metallophosphoesterase yields the protein MKKVFFLLLVVLLSNWATAQITDYSIFDKKFNFYVANDLGRNGYYDQKPIAELMGTMAEEVGPEFVVATGDIHHFEGVRSVNDPLWMTNYELIYSHPELMIDWFPVLGNHEYRGNTQAVMDYTNVSRRWTMPARYYTKSFEDDGITLRIVWVDTAPMMDKYRNDSTTYPDACKQDLQQQLAWIDSVLTAAKEDWVIVAGHHPIYAETPKDNSERLDMQARLDPILRKHKVDMYVCGHIHNFQHIRKVGSNIDYIVNSAGSLSRKVKPTEGTVFCSPEPGFSIISADKKELTLRMIDKKGNVLHTVTRTSR from the coding sequence ATGAAAAAAGTATTCTTTCTCCTTTTAGTTGTCCTCCTCAGCAACTGGGCAACCGCACAGATAACGGATTATTCCATCTTCGACAAGAAATTCAACTTCTACGTCGCCAACGACCTGGGCCGTAACGGTTATTACGACCAAAAGCCCATAGCCGAACTGATGGGAACCATGGCCGAAGAAGTCGGTCCCGAATTCGTAGTCGCCACCGGAGACATCCATCATTTTGAAGGCGTGCGCAGCGTGAACGACCCTCTGTGGATGACCAACTACGAGCTCATCTACTCCCACCCGGAACTGATGATAGACTGGTTTCCCGTACTTGGCAACCACGAATACCGTGGCAACACGCAAGCCGTAATGGACTACACCAACGTCAGCCGCCGCTGGACCATGCCCGCCCGCTACTATACCAAATCATTCGAAGACGACGGCATCACCCTCCGCATCGTCTGGGTGGACACCGCCCCCATGATGGACAAATACCGCAACGACTCCACCACCTATCCCGATGCCTGCAAGCAGGACTTACAGCAACAACTTGCCTGGATAGACTCCGTACTGACCGCCGCAAAAGAAGACTGGGTCATCGTTGCCGGACACCACCCCATCTACGCCGAAACTCCGAAGGACAACAGCGAACGCCTGGATATGCAAGCCCGCCTCGACCCGATACTCCGCAAGCATAAAGTAGATATGTACGTCTGCGGACATATCCACAACTTCCAGCACATCCGCAAGGTGGGAAGCAATATTGATTACATCGTCAACTCCGCCGGCTCCCTCTCCCGCAAAGTGAAACCCACGGAAGGAACAGTGTTTTGCAGTCCAGAACCGGGTTTCTCCATCATTTCGGCAGACAAGAAGGAACTGACGTTGCGGATGATTGACAAGAAAGGGAATGTGCTGCATACCGTGACACGCACCTCACGGTAA